From Pedobacter aquae:
GGCGAACCACTTTTTAAACCTCAGGTTTTTGACCGTACTTTATTTTTCCATAAGGGTGATGTTTATAACCGTACAGACCATAATTTGTCGCTCAACAGGTTGGTTAATTTAGGGGTTTTTAGGTTTGTTAAAAATCAATTTAAAGAAACAGATTCTATCCAAAACGTTTTAGATGCCTATTACTATTTAACGCCTAGAGAGAAAAAATCTATCCGTTTTGAATTGTTGGGGAAAACAAATTCTGCCAACTATACTGGAACAGAGGTTAATATCAATTGGAGCAATAGAAATACTTTTAAAGGAGCAGAGCAGTTAACCATTACCGGTTTTGGAGGAGTAGAAACGCAAGTATCAGGACAAAACAAAGGCTTTAATGTTTACCGCTTTGGTGCTGATGCGAGCTTAATTTGGCCACGTTTTATTACACCTTTTAACATTAAAGGTACTAGTGCTTTTGTGCCCAAAACGAGAGCAACTTTGGGCTACGAGTTTCAAAACAGAGTAAAATTATATTCTTTAAACACTTTTAAAGGCTCTTTTGGCTATTTATGGAAAGAAGAAATTCGTAAAGAACACCAACTTAATCTTATTGATGTTACTTATGTGAATTCTTTTAATGTTTCTGATTTATATAGGCGTCAAATTGATAGTATACCTTCATTAGCAAGGGTTATAGAAAAGCAATTAATTTTTGGTCCAACTTATAGTTTTACCTTTACCAATACCACAGAAACCAATAAGACACATACTTTTTATTACAAGGGCTCTATAGATTTATCGGCAACGATTACAGGCTTAATTAAAAATGGAAATGTAAAAAGAGGTGATACAGCTACTATTTTAAATGTTCCTTACAGCGAGTTTGCTAAAACCGAGCATGATTTTAGGTATTACCTAAGGCTAAATGATAGAAATAGAATAGCTAGTAGAATCATTATCGGGGCGGGTTTGCCTTACGGAAATTCAAGCTCTTTACCTTTCATCAAGCAGTTTTTTTCTGGTGGTACAAATAGCATCAGGGCATTTAGAGCTCGCTCTTTAGGTCCGGGTACTTTCCGTTACAATGTTGATGAGGATAGCTTCTTACCAGACCAATCTGGAGATTTTAAGTTAGAGTTGAATGCAGAATATAGAGCCAAATTATTTTCTATTGTAGAAGGAGCTGCTTTTATAGATGCAGGAAATATTTGGATGGCTAATGAAGACCC
This genomic window contains:
- the tamL gene encoding translocation and assembly module lipoprotein TamL, with translation MMKRYLIVFMLSFLMSACSNIKYLPKGEQLYVGAEVNITDKETTKSERKSLTSELEGVLRPRPNSKILGLRPKLFFYNIAGTPKKQKGLRNWLKNKVGEPPVLMSQVDLDYNASIIQNRLENKGYFLAETTADSTERNRKVKAQYSVQTKKQYKIRKVVFPQDSSVITKAIKETEANTFLKATEAYDLDKIKAERERIDVRLKEKGFYYFGPDYLIVKVDSTVGNQQVDLFLEVKKETPANAKQVYTINDIFIYPDYSLRKERRLNRDSAVVYKDFKIIDDGEPLFKPQVFDRTLFFHKGDVYNRTDHNLSLNRLVNLGVFRFVKNQFKETDSIQNVLDAYYYLTPREKKSIRFELLGKTNSANYTGTEVNINWSNRNTFKGAEQLTITGFGGVETQVSGQNKGFNVYRFGADASLIWPRFITPFNIKGTSAFVPKTRATLGYEFQNRVKLYSLNTFKGSFGYLWKEEIRKEHQLNLIDVTYVNSFNVSDLYRRQIDSIPSLARVIEKQLIFGPTYSFTFTNTTETNKTHTFYYKGSIDLSATITGLIKNGNVKRGDTATILNVPYSEFAKTEHDFRYYLRLNDRNRIASRIIIGAGLPYGNSSSLPFIKQFFSGGTNSIRAFRARSLGPGTFRYNVDEDSFLPDQSGDFKLELNAEYRAKLFSIVEGAAFIDAGNIWMANEDPNRPGAVLSKDFMKELAVGTGVGLRFDLSFLILRGDLAFPIRKPYLPDGERWVLNQIDFGNREWRRENLVFNLAIGYPF